The genomic stretch CCAGCACCCGGACGTTTTCTACTTGTATGAGCCCATGTGGCATCTGTGGCAGGCGCTGTATCCGGGAGACGCCGAGAGCCTGCAGGGCGCGCTGCGCGACATGCTGCGCTCGCTCTTCCGCTGCGACTTCTCGGTGCTGCAGCTGTACGCGCCGCCGGGGGATTCCGCCGCGCGCGCCCCGGACGCGGCCAATCTCACCACGGCCGCCCTCTTTCGCTGGCGGACCAACAAGGTCATCTGCTCGCCGCCGCTGTGCCCCGGCGCGCCCCGGGCCCGCGCCGAGGTCGGCCTCGTCGAGGACGCCGCCTGCGAGCGCAGCTGCCCACCCGTGGCTCTCCGCGCCCTGGAGGCTGAGTGCCGCAAGTATCCGGTGGTGGTCATCAAGGACGTGCGCCTCCTCGACCTGGGCGTGCTGGTGCCCCTGCTGCGCGACCCCGGCCTCAACCTGAAGGTGGTGCAGCTTTTCCGCGACCCGCGGGCCGTGCACAACTCGCGCCTCAAGTCTCGGCAGGGGCTGCTGCGCGAGAGCATCCAAGTGCTGCGCACCCGCCAGAGGGGCGACCGCTTCCACCGCGTGCTGCTGGCGCACGGCATGGGCGCTCGACCCGGGGGCCCGTCCCGCGCACTGCCCGCCGCCCCGCGCGCCGACTTCTTCCTGACCGGCGCGCTCGAGGTGATCTGCGAAGCCTGGTTGCGCGACCTGCTGTTCGCGCGCGGCGCGCCAGCGTGGCTACGGCGCCGCTACCTGAGGCTGCGCTACGAGGACCTGGTGCGGCAGCCGCGCGCCCAGCTGCGCCGCCTGCAGCGCTTCGCCGGGCTGCGCGCGCTCGCCGCGCTCGACGCCTTCGCGCTCAACATGACGCGCGGCGCGGCCTACGGCGCGGACCGGCCCTTCCACCTGTCGGCGCGCGATGCCCGCGAGGCCGTGCACGCCTGGCGCGAGCGCCTGAGCCGAGAGCAGGTGCGCCAGGTGGAGGCCGCATGCGCCCCAGCCATGCGCCTGCTGGCTTACCCTCGCAGCTGGGAAGACGGCAACGCCGAGCCGTCCGAGGACGAGGAGACGCCGCCGGAGACGGGGGCCGACGGCGCCACGTAGCCCCGCTCCCGCGCGCCCGGGACGGATCCGGGTAAGGTGGCCCCCGGCAGGGTAGGGTCAGGAAAGGGTCTTGGGGAGCTTGGATCAGCCttcagggggaggggaaggatgcCGTCTCAGATCGATCTCACCGGATGAAAATAGATCCGAGCGGTAGGGGAAGTCCAGCTGGGAGCATTTGGGAGAGTCATTGGGATCTCTAGCATAGCCCCCTGCCTTCTCAAAGGAAGACCCAGAGAAGCGAGAGGTTAATTATGGCTAAGGCGGAACGCAGGTCTCCACACTACCAGTTTCCCCTATGAAGTAAAAGGTAGGATCGTCTGTGGGGGATGAGgaatgggggaaggagagggaagagggatatCACGGGTCTGAGCAGAGTAGAGAAGGTTTGAAAGTCACAATGAAACTTGAGACTGGGAATTGACATGAAAAGTACAGGATTTCGGGGACCATATGAGGTCCATGATTATGACTTTATCTTGATGCCACTAGGTCCTGTGGGGAAACCTTTTGCAGCAGTGCTTGCAGGCACAgggaaaaccaaaagcaaaatttGGGGGAAAGTTATTGACTCTTATCCTACCTACCCCTAATCTGTTTCAtatttctctgcctctgcctctctgaCGTGCAGACTTCGAGACTTTCTTTCAGATTTACCAAACATACAGTCATAGGCTTCTCTTGCAACAGCTTTTGCACATGTGTGTGCCTCAGGCTCTGGTATACTGGCGTGGAATGGACTTTGCTTTCCCCTGGCTCGAGGGGtggctccccccacctcccacctccgcCCCCAATGGCTGGCGCTCCCAGGATATTTGACCATATTCCGTTCACATCAGGTCACAAAAGCTGCCTGGTCTGCTTCCTCTAGTGCGGACAGAACctcagggctgggcttccctcaCTCTGCCCGATCCACTTGAGAGATGGAACCTTGGATTGGCAGTAGCAGCTTTGACTGTGACTGCTGAAGGAGCTTTGTGAAAAGACATTCCCTTTCTGCCCcccctcccatttttttctttctctgtaaagcaTATATCCTAAGGTATCCTAAGATGCCAAAATGGGGCTTAAATGATCTCAAAATGTGTTCAGTGTCTGGGTCGGTCTATGGCCTGTTCATTGGGATGAGGGAAGTTTGTTCTACATGACGTTGACCTCAGGAGTCTAGTTAGTGGCGTGGGAATGCGATTTCCCAAACTTTGTGTGAGCTGGAAGAGTGCAGCCTTCT from Phocoena phocoena chromosome X, mPhoPho1.1, whole genome shotgun sequence encodes the following:
- the CHST7 gene encoding carbohydrate sulfotransferase 7, with the protein product MKGRRRRRRREYCKFALLLVLYTLVLLLVPSVLDGGRDGDKGAGHCPGLQRSLGVWSLEAAAAGEREQGAEERPAAEEDAGRYPRSRGNLNGAVGEAASREKQHIYVHATWRTGSSFLGELFNQHPDVFYLYEPMWHLWQALYPGDAESLQGALRDMLRSLFRCDFSVLQLYAPPGDSAARAPDAANLTTAALFRWRTNKVICSPPLCPGAPRARAEVGLVEDAACERSCPPVALRALEAECRKYPVVVIKDVRLLDLGVLVPLLRDPGLNLKVVQLFRDPRAVHNSRLKSRQGLLRESIQVLRTRQRGDRFHRVLLAHGMGARPGGPSRALPAAPRADFFLTGALEVICEAWLRDLLFARGAPAWLRRRYLRLRYEDLVRQPRAQLRRLQRFAGLRALAALDAFALNMTRGAAYGADRPFHLSARDAREAVHAWRERLSREQVRQVEAACAPAMRLLAYPRSWEDGNAEPSEDEETPPETGADGAT